One genomic region from Oncorhynchus keta strain PuntledgeMale-10-30-2019 chromosome 33, Oket_V2, whole genome shotgun sequence encodes:
- the LOC118366257 gene encoding sorting and assembly machinery component 50 homolog B codes for MGTVHARSMDPLPMHGRDMGVHPDDMIEVQEAEQETKQEVLENKDVVVQHVNIEGLGRTKEDLLGYEISEVFHAKNLIDVMKKSHIARQKLLRLGIFKEVEVVIDTSDGADALPNGLDVTFEVTEMKRLTGSYNTMVGNNEGSMVLGVKLPNVFGRAEKLTFQFSYGTKETSYGLSFFKPQPGNFERNLALNLYKVTGQFPWSSLKETDRGVSTELNFPLWRTNHTLKWEGVWRELGCLARSASFAVREESGHTLKSALSHTMSIDTRNSAIFPKKGALLRINQELAGYTGGDASFLKEDFELQVNRRLVWDSVLSASLWGGCLLPIGGRPSSIADRFYLGGPTSVRGFGMYSIGPQSEGDYLGGEAYWAGGLHLYTPLPFRTGRAGFGDLFRTHFFLNAGNLCNLNYGEGPRAHLQRLAECIRWSYGAGIVLRLANIARLELNYCIPMGVQSGDRICDGVQFGAGIRFL; via the exons ATGGGGACTGTCCACGCCAGG AGTATGGACCCTCTCCCGATGCACGGGCGTGACATGGGCGTTCATCCCGACGACATGATTGAGGTGCAGGAGGCAGAACAAGAGACTAAACAGGAGGTCCTGGAAAACAAAGAC GTTGTTGTCCAACATGTCAACATTGAGGGCTTGGGCAGAACCAAAGAGGATCTGCTGGGCTATGAAATCTCTGAGGTCTTCCATGCTAAAAACCTTATTGAT GTCATGAAGAAGTCTCATATTGCCAGACAGAAACTGCTGCGTCTGGGCATCTTCAAAGAGGTGGAGGTTGTCATAGATACATCAGATG GTGCGGATGCGTTGCCCAATGGTCTGGACGTGACGTTCGAGGTGACAGAGATGAAGAGGCTGACGGGCAGCTACAACACCATGGTCGGCAACAACGAGGGCAGCATG GTGTTGGGTGTGAAGCTTCCTAACGTGTTTGGCCGTGCGGAGAAGTTAACCTTCCAGTTTTCCTACGGGACCAAGGAGACTTCCTACGGCCTGTCCTTCTTCAAGCCCCAGCCAGGCAACTTCGAACGCAA TCTCGCTCTCAACCTGTACAAAGTCACAGGCCAGTTTCCATGGAGCTCCctcaaagagacagacagaggagtcTCCACTGAGCTCAAT tTTCCTCTGTGGAGGACCAACCACACTCTGAAGTGGGAGGGTGTGTGGAGGGAGCTGGGCTGTCTGGCACGCAGTGCCTCCTTCGCCGTGCGAGAAGAGAGCGGACACACCCTCAAGTCTGCCCTCTCG CACACCATGTCCATTGACACCAGGAACTCTGCCATCTTCCCCAAGAAAGGTGCCTTACTGAGGATCAACCAg GAGCTGGCTGGCTATACAGGTGGAGACGCAAGCTTCCTGAAGGAGGACTTTGAGCTGCAGGTCAACAGACGGCTGGTCTGGGACTCG GTCCTCTCCGCCTCCCTCTGGGGTGGGTGTCTCCTCCCCATCGGAGGCAGACCGTCCTCCATCGCTGACAG GTTCTATCTGGGCGGTCCCACCAGTGTGCGAGGATTTGGAATGTACAGCATCGGCCCACAGAGCGAGG GTGACTACCTGGGAGGAGAGGCGTACTGGGCAGGCGGGCTCCACCTGTACACTCCTCTACCCTTCCGTACGGGCCGGGCCGGCTTCGGGGACCTCTTCAGGACACACTTCTTCCTCAACGCTGGGAACCTGTGCAACCTCAACTACG GAGAGGGTCCAAGAGCACACCTACAGAGGCTGGCGGAGTGTATCCGCTGGTCGTATGGAGCAGGCATCGTGTTGCGTCTCGCGAACATCGCCAGGCTGGAGCTCAACTACTGCATTCCCATGGGGGTTCAGAGTGgagacag GATATGCGACGGCGTCCAGTTTGGAGCAGGAATCCGCTTCCTGTGA